The DNA segment TCtagagatgcaagctatattgGCTCTGTGGCACAATTAATTAGAGAAGAAAGCACAACATTCTCTAGCATCCAATTCGTTTTCGAGAGAAGGGAGAACAATGAAGAGGCAAATGGGTTGGCTAAATGGGGATTGACATTGTAAAATACTTCCTGCTTCTAAAATCGAAATTGAAACTGAACAATTATTTGAGTGTATTCTGACTAAGTTCGTACTGTGCAATACGAACTCGTATTTCTGATTGAGTTACTATTTTATTCTGGAGATGACCATATTATATACTTCTTGTACTTTCTGAAAGCAGTTCCGTAAACGTCTTAAAAAGACTGAAAAGTACATCCCGCTTCTAAAATCGAAATTGAAACTGAGCAATTATGTGAGTGTATTCTGACCAATTTCGTATTGTACAATACAAACTCGTATTTCTGATTGAGTTGACTGTTTACCCTGAAAGCGATGCTTATACTTTCTGAAGACAGTTCCGTAAACGTCTTAAAAAAAAGCATTTGCGACTCATCCCATTAATGTGTTCGATAAAATTGTGTTTTTCCCATTCCTACTTTAACACCTTCAAACAATGTTGTTATTTATCGAAATGACTAATTCGGTCCTATAAGAATGATTATTAATTAGAACTAGTGATCCTTTAATAATAGATTTGGATAGTATCAAGTTGCTCACGTTTGTTATCTCAACCATCCAAATAAATTATGTTAccattcttttattttaaaataaatttttaaaatagtttttttagtcaatagtacttcttttaaaaaaaattgaaattaaatttgaaacATCCATTTCATTACATAATCAGATCTCATTTATTTATCCTGAAATAAAACTTGAAGATTTAAGTGATGATTCCAAACCTTTTTCTAAACTAAATTTCTTTCTATAAATTCACTTGAAAAGGTGAATTTTTCAAAAGCAAGCAATTGTGGAATCATGGTAGACTCAATCCTTTACTTGTTTCTTCCCCTCTTATTTACCCTCCTCTTTTTTAGTTACCGGTCAAGAAATTACCACAAAAACCTCCCTCCTTCTCCACCTGCTCTACCTATTCTCGGCCATCTCCGCCTCCTAAAACCACCTCTCCACCGCACTCTCCACCGTCTCTCTCAAGATTACGGCTCAATCATTTCCCTCCGCTTCGGATACCGCTTAGTTGTCGTAGTCTCATCACCATCCGCCGTCGAAGAATGTTTCACCAAAAATGACGTAATCTTAGCCAATCGTCCCAATTTCCAAATAGGCAGACTTCTAGGTTATAACAATTCCACTATGCCTTCATCCTCCTACGGCGATCACTGGCGAAACCTCCGCCGAATCGCAACCATCGAGATCTTCTCAACTCAACGACTCAACATGTTTCTTAGCATCCGGAAAGACGAAATCAAGCGGCTAATCACAAAGCTAAGCCGATGCGATTCCTCTCTCGAAGATTTTAACAGAGTCGGATTGAGGCCGATGTTTAGAGATCTGACTTTCAATGTTATGATGAGAACTATTGCAGGAAAGAGATATTATGGAGAAGATGTGAGTGACCAGGGAGAGGCGACTCAGTTCAGAGCGATAATGGAGGAGATTGCGTCTTACGCCGGGGTTTCGAATCGAGGTGATTTCTTGCCGATTTTGAATTGGATTGACGGTGGAAGATTCGAGAAGAAGTTGAAACAACTTGGAGAAAAGACTGATAGATTTTTGCAGGGGCTGATTGATGAACATAGATATAAGAAAGGGAATTTGGAGAATATGAATAGTATGATCGATCATCTTCTTACTTCTCAGCAATCACAACCTGACTATTACACTGATGAGATCATCAAAGCCATGATTCTGGTTAGTTCTCTGTTTTTCTTCAGAAAGGTTAATTTTACTTCAATTTAGTCCATAATTtgattattttctttaattaacaaaaaaaaaaaaacatgttacTTCATTTTTTATGTTGTCacttataattttgattttgagcTAATTTGATAtcaaatatcaaattaaaagattattgaCATTCGAacttgattttgaattaaattgatattattaacCAACTTGAGAGATCAAATTGATCTTTTTAGAGAGATCAAATTGATCTTTAAacgtattaaaaaaaaaagcttttatAAAAGGTtgaagtgattttttttttttttgataaaaaaggTTGAAGTGATACTTAAATTTGAAATctgattaaaaaaattaaaattggaatAAATTGACTTTAAAGGTATGTTTGCTCCAAACATTCATGCATACGGTTTGTTTTGCCATTATTAACTATTAATTGTTTACTATTGTTAATTAGTAGAAACGAGGtgagtttttttaataataaccAAAACTTTTAGGGgctgtttgttttacctactggttgttgttgctgtttgctgtttactattgctgtttgttgttgctatttgctgtttgctgttggaaaaagctgcttttctaaaaagcaaagattctctgcttttgtaaaagactgcttttcaggtgtaaaaagcaaacaggaggtcactaaccaaacacctaatgttgcttttcaagtgtaaaaggcaaataagaatgtcactaaccaaacacttaaaactctccatttcgaactgaaaaggcaaacatgagcacGAAAAGTAGCacccaaacacccccttaatctattttggagagaaaaacaaacaaataaaaaaattggtaaATAATTACAAGGTCTTTATGTTTTTAACCTAACACACTATTCAGtttctatattt comes from the Euphorbia lathyris chromosome 5, ddEupLath1.1, whole genome shotgun sequence genome and includes:
- the LOC136229319 gene encoding cytochrome P450 81Q32-like, which codes for MVDSILYLFLPLLFTLLFFSYRSRNYHKNLPPSPPALPILGHLRLLKPPLHRTLHRLSQDYGSIISLRFGYRLVVVVSSPSAVEECFTKNDVILANRPNFQIGRLLGYNNSTMPSSSYGDHWRNLRRIATIEIFSTQRLNMFLSIRKDEIKRLITKLSRCDSSLEDFNRVGLRPMFRDLTFNVMMRTIAGKRYYGEDVSDQGEATQFRAIMEEIASYAGVSNRGDFLPILNWIDGGRFEKKLKQLGEKTDRFLQGLIDEHRYKKGNLENMNSMIDHLLTSQQSQPDYYTDEIIKAMILSLILAGTDTSAVTLEWTISALLNHPNTLTKAMKEIKDQVGKEQLVDESDLQKLPYLKNIILETFRLYPPVPLLLPHVSSESCTIGGYNVPSNTLVLVNSWAIHRDPTIWEDPLSYRPERYENGEGEGFKLMPFGLGRRSCPGAGLAQRVVGLTLASLIQCFEWKRVSKEEIEMIEGGGLTMPRAQPLEALCRPRGVVISKILS